In one window of Myotis daubentonii chromosome 13, mMyoDau2.1, whole genome shotgun sequence DNA:
- the C13H10orf120 gene encoding uncharacterized protein C10orf120 homolog: MLSEWEDGGQKAGQERGTDPRAPERKPQKNGVLSAVESVKDQDPLCCRGDRASTAPVGTWTKFHTSDPSIAPGKYSPLEKEILRLGGVHTVASRRFLTHKQEEERKMLRELQLRSPDYKQVLEYRQQFPPTFAPCGLLKKIWTAKGTVSPEDLRVPPRERQGICRHVERMQFARALRTRPLPAIQRAGSPGGPPAAGGEDAVAGQAHGDAAPGESEDTTAKRQEIKMSVIFKPKEPPKPLPRQPSELRPFFATKKAERSIAGFTNRSLFRLADFPGDLLLMNQDFISRGLHPSDMAQASHRPQQEGAWREPPGRTASHQH, from the exons ATGCTCAGTGAATGGGAGGACGGCGGCCAGAAGGCTGGGCAGGAGAGGGGTACGGACCCCCGGGCCCCAGAGCGGAAGCCCCAGAAGAATGGGGTGCTGAGCGCAGTTGAGTCCGTCAAGGACCAGGACCCCCTGTGCTGCCGCGGGGACCGAGCCTCCACTGCCCCTGTGGG GACATGGACCAAATTCCACACATCAGACCCCAGCATCGCCCCCGGGAAGTACTCCCCGCTGGAGAAAGAGATCCTG CGTCTAGGTGGCGTGCACACCGTGGCCTCCAGAAGGTTCCTGACGCAcaagcaggaggaggagcggaAGATGCTCCGGGAGCTGCAGCTGCGGTCGCCGGACTACAAGCAGGTGCTGGAGTACAGGCAGCAGTTCCCCCCGACCTTCGCCCCCTGCGGGCTCCTGAAGAAGATCTGGACGGCCAAGGGGACGGTGTCCCCGGAGGATCTCCGGGTGCCGCCGCGCGAGAGGCAGGGCATCTGCAGGCACGTGGAGCGCATGCAGTTCGCGCGGGCGCTGAGGACCCGGCCGCTGCCCGCCATCCAGAGGGCTGGGTCCCCCGGCGGCCCCCCCGCGGCCGGAGGCGAGGACGCGGTGGCCGGCCAGGCCCACGGGGATGCCGCGCCCGGGGAGAGCGAGGACACCACCGCAAAAAGACAAGAGATCAAAATGAGTGTCATTTTCAAGCCCAAAGAGCCCCCCAAACCGCTCCCCCGCCAGCCCAGCGAGCTGAGGCCGTTCTTTGCCACCAAGAAAGCGGAGCGGTCCATCGCCGGCTTCACCAACCGCAGCCTCTTTCGCTTGGCGGACTTCCCGGGGGACCTCTTGCTCATGAACCAGGACTTCATCTCGCGAGGCCTCCACCCCAGCGACATGGCCCAGGCCAGCCACCGCCCCCAGCAGGAGGGTGCCTGGAGAGAGCCTCCGGGCAGGACTGCGTCTCACCAGCATTAA